In the genome of Carnobacterium pleistocenium FTR1, one region contains:
- a CDS encoding PDZ domain-containing protein: MVANFFIALVLFFIQPTFIVGLIFAVWTSYRRINHERSNHRVAIYNTLYEIKNYLLVGLLFGAVGSILLTIIGIPVTMDWIIIYQIIAIVSLVFGYRFIHPLFTFSISSLILLGLSFVLSKDDFSFIPNTWYHPLSQGDFNGLALYRNIFFILIFLLVVSIFTIKRKSDRHLSARFLKTKRGKKIAKYPIKLFWVLPLLLIIPGESFQALFSWWPVFSIGNEQYTFFWLPILMGLQFTVQSQIPKEAISKLAKDLMILTGIALIIAISSIWVPYAPIAGFIFLIVGGSIVLYRHRKRERNWNFLFGPAENGIKIIGIRPGTPAEKMDLKVGDTIIDCNNLTIETETDFYQALSKNSVYCHLKIRGLDGELRLTETAIYADSPHEIGVVILEK, from the coding sequence TTGGTAGCAAATTTTTTTATTGCACTAGTATTGTTTTTTATTCAACCTACGTTTATTGTGGGCTTAATTTTTGCAGTTTGGACAAGTTATCGCAGGATCAACCATGAAAGAAGTAACCACCGTGTAGCAATCTATAATACATTGTACGAAATAAAAAATTATTTATTAGTTGGACTTCTTTTTGGAGCAGTTGGATCTATTCTTTTAACCATTATAGGTATTCCGGTTACAATGGATTGGATCATAATTTATCAAATTATTGCAATTGTAAGTTTGGTTTTTGGCTATCGCTTTATCCATCCTTTGTTTACATTTTCAATAAGTTCTTTAATCCTTTTAGGACTATCATTTGTTCTAAGCAAGGACGATTTTTCTTTTATACCAAACACGTGGTATCACCCATTAAGTCAAGGTGATTTTAATGGGCTAGCTTTATATAGGAACATCTTCTTTATTCTTATTTTTTTATTAGTGGTATCTATTTTTACAATCAAGAGAAAATCTGATCGTCATTTATCCGCTCGCTTTTTGAAAACTAAACGTGGGAAAAAAATTGCAAAATATCCTATAAAGCTCTTTTGGGTGTTGCCGCTATTGTTAATTATTCCTGGTGAAAGTTTTCAAGCTTTATTTAGCTGGTGGCCAGTCTTTTCGATTGGAAATGAACAGTATACCTTCTTTTGGCTACCCATTTTAATGGGCCTGCAATTTACCGTCCAGTCTCAAATACCAAAAGAAGCCATATCAAAATTAGCTAAGGATTTAATGATTTTAACAGGAATAGCTTTAATTATTGCAATTAGTTCAATTTGGGTCCCATATGCTCCAATTGCTGGTTTTATCTTTTTGATCGTTGGAGGGTCAATTGTACTATACCGTCATCGCAAACGTGAAAGAAACTGGAACTTCCTTTTTGGACCAGCTGAGAATGGTATAAAAATTATTGGTATTCGTCCAGGTACTCCAGCAGAAAAAATGGATTTAAAGGTCGGAGATACAATTATTGATTGCAACAATCTCACTATTGAAACTGAGACAGACTTTTACCAAGCATTATCGAAAAATAGTGTTTATTGTCATTTGAAAATTAGAGGTCTAGATGGTGAACTTCGTTTAACTGAGACGGCTATTTATGCAGATTCTCCACATGAAATTGGAGTGGTTATTTTAGAAAAGTAA
- a CDS encoding response regulator transcription factor — MKKVLIVDDEQSILTLLAFNLEKEGYQVDTALDGLEGYEMALGHPYDFIILDLMLPSMGGMDICKKLRQEKIEAPIMMLTAKDDELEKIIGLELGADDYMTKPFSPREVLARMKAIMRRVGSKSNTNGTVVNSEDATENDELIKVGDIQIDPSQYEVIVRGEKIDVTPKEFELLIYMIKRINRILSREQLLDAIWNFDYAGETRIVDVHISHLREKLEVDTKNPAYIRTIRGFGYKFEVPKK; from the coding sequence ATGAAAAAAGTATTAATTGTCGATGATGAACAGTCAATTTTAACTTTATTAGCTTTCAATCTAGAAAAGGAAGGCTATCAAGTAGATACAGCCTTGGATGGCTTGGAAGGATATGAAATGGCTTTAGGACATCCATATGATTTTATTATTTTAGATTTAATGTTGCCATCAATGGGTGGTATGGATATTTGTAAAAAGCTAAGACAAGAAAAGATTGAAGCGCCAATAATGATGTTAACAGCTAAAGACGATGAACTTGAAAAAATTATTGGTCTTGAATTGGGTGCAGATGATTATATGACAAAACCTTTTAGTCCGCGTGAGGTACTTGCTAGAATGAAGGCTATAATGAGAAGAGTAGGCAGTAAAAGTAATACAAATGGGACTGTGGTTAATTCAGAGGATGCAACGGAAAATGATGAGCTGATTAAAGTGGGGGATATTCAAATCGATCCTAGCCAATATGAAGTGATTGTAAGAGGCGAAAAAATTGATGTGACACCGAAAGAATTTGAATTGCTGATTTATATGATCAAACGAATCAACCGTATTTTGAGTAGAGAACAGTTATTGGATGCTATTTGGAATTTTGACTATGCTGGTGAAACGCGTATTGTGGATGTGCACATTAGTCATTTAAGAGAAAAATTAGAGGTAGACACAAAAAATCCAGCGTACATTCGAACAATAAGAGGCTTTGGCTACAAATTTGAGGTTCCAAAAAAATGA
- the pnpS gene encoding two-component system histidine kinase PnpS, whose product MKKLQFRILAIFIAIFTIFSISIGLFSINLLQEYTSNSQQEALIKQANTIARMLNVNAENTTDLGSLTSELSVLEKQSEERLTVIDLSGVVVYDSVMDSEALENHSNREEFQAVLTGDEIGTSVRTSESTNETLYYVAVPLVGEQDDLLGILRLSLPVADINQISDQIKNSLLLFSLLALILTTFVTLIITKRIAKPINDIMEVAESLSAKRYDARYTGNAYGEVADLGETINDLATSLEEQTQEIVQNDKRLSELINHLVIGVMLIDEHRTIKMVNPAMSIILGEDISKLIGNSYVEATKSYGLSHMIETAYQKNEKQNDEIYFYYPKDRIVDANIIPIEGKELGEHNLIVLLYDITEIRRLEKVRTDFVTNASHELKTPITALKGFSETLLDGAMEDKEVLKQFLEIMLAESSRLDFLVNDILELSKLEQKQVPMKVEEINLTEAVKSTFQLVKQKADEKEMKLNIIEEDNLFITGDSSRLKQILANLINNAVVYTQEGGKVEVSIKKEADFAVIKVSDNGMGIPEDEQDRIFERFYRVDKARSRNSGGTGLGLSIVKYLVENLNGFITVESKLGLGTTFIVRLPTQPKQLI is encoded by the coding sequence ATGAAGAAGCTCCAATTTCGAATTCTAGCTATTTTTATTGCTATATTTACAATTTTTAGTATCTCTATTGGCCTTTTCTCAATTAACTTATTACAAGAATACACTAGTAATAGCCAACAAGAAGCATTGATCAAGCAGGCAAATACAATCGCAAGGATGCTCAATGTGAATGCAGAAAATACAACCGATTTAGGTTCATTAACGAGTGAGTTATCAGTTCTAGAAAAACAATCAGAAGAAAGATTGACCGTTATTGATCTTTCCGGTGTCGTGGTCTATGATTCCGTAATGGATAGTGAAGCATTGGAAAATCACAGCAACCGCGAGGAATTTCAAGCTGTGCTAACTGGAGATGAAATCGGAACTTCAGTTAGAACAAGTGAAAGTACGAATGAAACGCTGTATTACGTTGCCGTTCCTTTAGTTGGAGAACAAGATGATTTATTAGGCATCTTACGTTTGTCTTTACCAGTGGCTGATATCAATCAGATCAGTGATCAGATAAAAAACTCTCTGTTGCTTTTTAGTTTACTCGCACTTATTTTAACTACGTTTGTTACACTTATCATAACCAAACGTATAGCGAAACCAATTAATGATATCATGGAAGTAGCGGAAAGTCTTTCAGCAAAAAGGTATGATGCTAGGTATACGGGGAATGCGTATGGAGAAGTGGCTGATTTAGGAGAAACAATCAATGACCTAGCTACAAGTTTAGAAGAACAAACACAAGAAATTGTTCAAAATGATAAACGTCTTTCTGAGCTGATCAACCATTTAGTTATCGGCGTTATGCTGATCGATGAACACCGGACAATAAAAATGGTGAATCCCGCTATGAGTATTATTTTAGGTGAGGATATTAGCAAATTAATTGGAAATTCTTACGTTGAGGCGACAAAGAGTTATGGATTAAGTCATATGATTGAAACAGCTTACCAAAAAAATGAAAAACAAAATGATGAAATTTACTTTTATTACCCCAAAGATAGAATTGTAGATGCAAACATTATCCCTATTGAGGGAAAAGAACTTGGAGAGCATAATTTAATTGTTTTGCTTTATGATATTACAGAAATTAGAAGACTAGAAAAAGTACGAACTGACTTTGTAACGAATGCTTCACACGAATTAAAAACGCCTATTACAGCTCTTAAAGGTTTTTCAGAAACCTTATTGGATGGAGCGATGGAAGATAAAGAAGTCTTAAAACAATTTTTAGAAATTATGTTAGCTGAGAGCAGCCGATTAGATTTTTTAGTAAATGATATTCTTGAATTATCAAAATTGGAACAAAAGCAAGTACCAATGAAAGTAGAAGAAATTAATCTTACAGAAGCCGTTAAGTCAACGTTCCAACTCGTTAAGCAAAAAGCGGATGAGAAAGAAATGAAACTTAATATAATTGAAGAGGATAACTTGTTTATTACCGGAGATAGTAGTCGGTTAAAACAAATATTAGCCAACCTGATCAACAATGCGGTCGTCTACACTCAAGAAGGCGGTAAAGTAGAAGTTTCCATAAAAAAAGAAGCTGATTTTGCTGTAATCAAGGTATCAGATAATGGGATGGGAATACCCGAAGATGAGCAAGATCGGATTTTCGAACGTTTTTATAGAGTAGATAAAGCTCGTAGTCGTAATTCTGGTGGAACGGGACTAGGGTTATCCATCGTTAAATATTTAGTTGAAAACTTGAATGGATTCATAACGGTTGAAAGTAAGCTTGGACTAGGAACGACTTTCATTGTAAGACTGCCTACTCAACCCAAACAACTAATTTAG
- the ftsX gene encoding permease-like cell division protein FtsX: MKLRTAKRHVIDSFKSLKRNGWMSIAAVSAVTVTLLLVGTFIAMLMNVNKLATDIENDVSVRVYIDLAANEEQQQELQSELETLDNVDSVEFSSRKDELEQVVGSYGDEFNLFDGDDNPLYDVFIVSADVPENTSLVAEKIEELDYVTQVNYGGATADNLFKTMNTVRNIGAVVIVALILTAVFLISNTIRITIFSRRTEIEIMKLVGATNWYIRWPFLIEGAMIGLVGAIIPVTILSFAYVAAFDIGTGFLTGTYFGLLTPNPFLYQVGGLMLAIGIIIGAIGSFMSIRKFLKTY; encoded by the coding sequence ATGAAGCTTAGAACAGCAAAGAGACATGTAATTGATAGCTTTAAAAGTTTAAAAAGAAATGGCTGGATGTCTATTGCAGCAGTAAGTGCGGTAACAGTAACGCTTTTATTAGTAGGAACATTTATTGCTATGCTGATGAATGTTAATAAACTGGCTACAGATATTGAAAATGATGTGAGCGTCAGAGTGTATATTGATTTAGCCGCTAATGAAGAACAACAACAAGAACTACAGTCAGAATTAGAAACGCTAGATAATGTAGATTCAGTTGAATTTTCAAGTCGTAAAGATGAACTGGAACAAGTTGTTGGTAGCTATGGTGATGAATTTAATTTATTTGATGGAGATGACAATCCTTTATATGATGTTTTCATTGTAAGTGCGGATGTTCCAGAAAATACGTCGCTTGTTGCGGAGAAAATTGAAGAATTAGACTATGTTACTCAAGTCAACTATGGTGGGGCAACAGCAGACAACTTATTTAAAACAATGAATACCGTTCGAAATATCGGAGCAGTCGTTATTGTTGCCTTGATTTTAACAGCTGTATTCCTAATTTCAAATACGATTCGAATCACTATTTTCTCACGCCGTACTGAAATTGAAATCATGAAATTAGTCGGTGCAACAAATTGGTATATTAGATGGCCATTCTTAATTGAAGGAGCAATGATTGGGCTTGTTGGCGCAATCATACCAGTAACTATTTTAAGCTTTGCATATGTAGCTGCTTTTGATATCGGTACAGGTTTCTTAACCGGTACGTATTTTGGATTATTAACACCAAATCCATTCTTATATCAAGTTGGAGGCTTAATGTTGGCAATCGGGATTATTATTGGTGCAATCGGGTCATTTATGTCAATTAGAAAATTCTTAAAGACATACTAA
- the ftsE gene encoding cell division ATP-binding protein FtsE — MIEMLNVYKKYPNGITAINGLSVRIEPGEFVYVVGPSGAGKSTFIKMIYREEEATKGTIKVGDFDLMTIKEKKVPFLRRYVGVVFQDFKLLPKLTVYENIAYAMEVVEKNPKSIQKRVLEVLELVGLKHKVRMFPNELSGGEQQRIAIARAIANTPHILIADEPTGNLDPDTSWEIMKILEEISNQGTTVIMATHNSQIVNVVKHRVLAVENGRIVRDQLEGDYGYEA; from the coding sequence ATGATTGAAATGCTAAATGTCTATAAGAAATATCCAAATGGCATTACAGCAATTAACGGTCTGTCTGTTCGTATTGAACCAGGTGAATTTGTGTATGTTGTTGGGCCTAGTGGTGCTGGTAAATCAACTTTTATTAAGATGATTTATCGTGAAGAAGAAGCAACTAAAGGAACTATCAAAGTTGGCGATTTTGATTTAATGACAATAAAAGAAAAAAAGGTTCCATTTTTAAGACGCTATGTAGGAGTAGTTTTTCAAGATTTTAAATTACTACCTAAGTTGACAGTATATGAAAATATCGCATATGCCATGGAAGTTGTCGAAAAAAATCCTAAGTCTATTCAAAAAAGAGTGTTGGAAGTTCTCGAACTAGTCGGTTTAAAACACAAAGTGCGTATGTTTCCTAATGAATTATCGGGTGGAGAACAACAAAGAATCGCAATAGCAAGAGCAATTGCAAATACTCCACACATTCTAATTGCAGATGAACCCACAGGAAATCTTGATCCAGATACTTCATGGGAAATCATGAAAATTCTAGAAGAGATTAGTAATCAAGGTACAACCGTAATTATGGCTACTCACAATAGTCAAATCGTTAACGTTGTTAAACACCGTGTTCTTGCGGTTGAGAACGGGCGCATCGTCCGAGACCAATTGGAAGGAGATTACGGTTATGAAGCTTAG
- the hpf gene encoding ribosome hibernation-promoting factor, HPF/YfiA family, giving the protein MFKYNVRGENIEVTAAIRSYVEKKVGKVEKYFNDVPEATAHVNLKTYSDKTAKVEVTIPLPYLVLRAEETSPDLYGSVDLVTDKLERQMRKYKTKINRKNRGSHIVVPPILPGEDQESMEDEMNIVRTKRLSLKPMDSEEAVLQMDMLGHNFFIFEDADTNGTSIVYRRKDGKYGLIETE; this is encoded by the coding sequence ATGTTTAAATATAATGTCCGTGGCGAAAATATTGAGGTAACTGCAGCGATTCGTAGTTATGTTGAAAAAAAAGTGGGGAAAGTTGAGAAATATTTTAATGATGTACCTGAAGCAACAGCCCACGTTAATTTAAAAACGTATTCTGATAAAACTGCTAAAGTTGAGGTAACGATTCCATTACCTTATTTAGTTTTACGTGCGGAAGAAACCTCACCTGACTTATATGGAAGTGTGGATTTAGTAACAGATAAACTTGAACGACAAATGCGTAAATATAAAACTAAAATAAACCGTAAAAATAGAGGATCTCATATTGTTGTTCCTCCTATTTTACCAGGTGAAGATCAAGAATCAATGGAAGATGAAATGAACATTGTTAGAACGAAGCGCCTGTCATTGAAACCTATGGATAGTGAAGAAGCGGTTCTACAAATGGATATGTTAGGTCATAATTTCTTCATTTTTGAAGATGCTGATACAAATGGTACTAGTATTGTTTATCGTCGTAAAGACGGAAAATATGGATTGATCGAAACAGAATAA
- a CDS encoding DEAD/DEAH box helicase encodes MNNFLMGRELLQNELDEVLPEKWEGMISTGFIEIDKQAICRRCGSKRLQDRQLNPCNCGENCFYCIRCLQMGKIKKCSLLYYLPEKNQFFPIKEPILTWQGQLSIQQAFASKEIESTIKASQTRLIWAVAGAGKTEMLFKGIEWAIRGGRRVCIASPRTDVCLELAPRLKSAFQNVEQLTLYGDMEESYRYTQLVIATTHQLMRFREAFDVLIIDEIDAFPFDTDKGLQFAAQKAKKSTGTIIYLSATPNKQMRRDIEQKKLSASILPARYHGYALPEPKAIWAGDWRKAIVKRQKKAVIYKEIERLLQTHRRFLLFVPNIELMLELSNYLEMIFPQYLFTSVSSEDENRKEKVQNMRDGVYQFILTTTILERGVTFQDIDVIVLGAEDQTFTEAALIQIAGRAGRHRDFPTGEVLFLHYGQTKALKNAIGQIKKMNRLARKRGLLIN; translated from the coding sequence ATGAATAATTTTTTGATGGGAAGAGAGTTATTGCAAAATGAGTTAGATGAAGTCTTACCTGAAAAATGGGAAGGAATGATTTCAACAGGCTTTATTGAAATAGACAAACAGGCTATCTGTCGTCGCTGTGGGTCTAAACGATTGCAAGATCGACAATTAAATCCTTGTAACTGTGGCGAAAATTGTTTTTATTGTATTCGCTGCCTTCAAATGGGTAAAATCAAAAAATGCAGTCTACTTTACTATCTTCCGGAAAAAAACCAGTTTTTTCCTATAAAAGAGCCCATATTAACTTGGCAAGGTCAATTATCCATACAACAAGCATTTGCTTCTAAAGAAATTGAATCAACGATAAAGGCAAGTCAAACAAGATTAATTTGGGCCGTAGCTGGTGCTGGGAAAACAGAAATGCTTTTTAAAGGGATCGAGTGGGCAATAAGAGGAGGGAGAAGAGTTTGCATTGCTTCACCTCGTACAGATGTGTGCCTAGAATTGGCTCCTCGTCTGAAAAGTGCCTTTCAAAATGTTGAACAACTCACTCTTTATGGCGATATGGAAGAATCCTACAGATACACACAGTTAGTCATCGCAACGACTCATCAATTGATGCGGTTTAGAGAAGCTTTTGACGTTTTGATCATTGATGAAATTGATGCTTTTCCTTTTGATACAGATAAAGGCCTTCAATTTGCAGCGCAAAAAGCTAAAAAGTCTACCGGAACAATTATTTACTTATCCGCCACTCCAAATAAACAGATGAGACGGGATATTGAACAAAAGAAACTATCTGCTTCTATCCTACCTGCACGCTATCATGGATATGCTTTGCCGGAACCAAAAGCGATATGGGCAGGAGATTGGCGTAAAGCAATTGTTAAGCGGCAAAAAAAAGCTGTTATCTACAAGGAAATCGAACGTTTACTGCAAACCCATCGCCGTTTCCTTTTATTTGTACCCAATATTGAATTAATGCTTGAATTATCCAATTATCTTGAGATGATTTTTCCGCAATACTTATTTACAAGTGTCTCTTCAGAAGATGAAAATCGCAAAGAAAAAGTACAAAATATGCGTGATGGGGTTTACCAGTTTATTTTGACAACGACAATTCTGGAAAGAGGGGTAACTTTTCAAGATATAGATGTCATTGTTTTAGGTGCCGAAGATCAAACATTTACAGAAGCCGCATTGATTCAAATTGCCGGTCGAGCTGGTCGACATCGTGATTTTCCAACTGGAGAAGTGTTGTTTCTCCATTATGGTCAAACGAAAGCTTTGAAAAATGCCATCGGTCAGATTAAAAAAATGAACCGTTTAGCTCGTAAGAGAGGACTGTTGATAAACTAA
- a CDS encoding ComF family protein has translation MKCLWCGKKQNEVIKLGALISFTKIDPAVRCDACSEKLVSLLDNAVCLGCSRYWVEKGLCLDCQKWKAEYPNYLFKHTALYQYNEFIKEWIEAYKYAGDYRLGELYKKEIQAFFYKQNKLIIPIPISYRSKQSRGFNQVEGLLKFAGIKYTPALIHCGIGEKQSSKDRKMRMLTPQPFKLNEVFQDNIKGKAIILVDDIYTTGRTFFHAADCLLENGAQSIETFSISR, from the coding sequence ATGAAATGTTTATGGTGTGGAAAAAAACAAAATGAAGTGATCAAATTAGGAGCATTAATTTCTTTCACTAAAATTGACCCCGCAGTTAGATGTGATGCGTGTTCTGAAAAATTAGTTTCATTACTAGATAATGCAGTTTGTTTAGGCTGTAGTCGCTATTGGGTCGAAAAAGGACTCTGTTTAGACTGTCAAAAATGGAAAGCAGAGTACCCAAACTATCTATTCAAACATACCGCACTTTATCAATACAATGAATTTATAAAAGAATGGATAGAGGCCTACAAGTATGCTGGGGATTACCGACTTGGCGAATTGTATAAAAAGGAGATCCAAGCCTTCTTCTACAAGCAAAACAAACTAATTATTCCGATACCAATAAGTTATAGGAGTAAACAATCAAGAGGCTTCAATCAAGTGGAAGGTTTATTAAAATTTGCAGGAATAAAGTATACGCCTGCTTTAATTCACTGTGGTATAGGAGAGAAACAATCCAGTAAGGATCGAAAAATGAGGATGCTTACTCCTCAACCGTTTAAATTAAATGAAGTTTTCCAAGATAACATAAAAGGGAAAGCTATTATTTTAGTGGATGACATTTACACAACTGGTCGGACTTTTTTTCATGCTGCAGACTGTTTATTGGAAAATGGAGCACAAAGTATTGAAACGTTTTCAATTTCTCGTTAA
- a CDS encoding C40 family peptidase yields MNKKFINIALVAALGFTAFVAPITAFASTDKDIQTSTEKIADLENKENSAESQLAAITATITDDEKNAESLMDEMKNTQASLQALEVQISDLKVAIEQREAKLNDQARSVQVDGDNQNYVDFIVNADSIADVIGRVDVVSQIVSANQELVESQAADKAAVVTKQEETEANAEKQTLLAAKLEASKTEMEQQKLEKEAVVASIAAEKSVVENEKEQFLAVKAAAEKGAEELALVKTTATAVEEVATPVETTDSTTKTVAKPVETKKVVSLTKTATVSDGSWATIKTAAYGVLGTPYLYGGTTTRGFDCSGFTSYAFAAAGISLPRTASAQYSASSKISQSEAQPGDLVFFNQTGSIDHVGIYLGNNQFIGSQSSTGVSVTTISQAYWAQYLVGFGRIN; encoded by the coding sequence TTGAATAAAAAGTTCATTAACATAGCATTAGTTGCAGCATTAGGGTTTACAGCCTTTGTTGCACCTATAACAGCATTTGCAAGTACTGATAAGGATATCCAAACATCTACAGAAAAAATAGCGGACCTAGAAAATAAAGAAAATTCTGCTGAATCTCAATTAGCGGCTATTACAGCTACTATTACCGATGATGAAAAGAATGCAGAATCTTTGATGGATGAAATGAAAAACACACAAGCTAGTTTACAAGCGCTAGAAGTACAAATTTCTGACTTGAAGGTAGCTATTGAGCAACGTGAAGCAAAATTGAATGACCAAGCACGTTCTGTACAAGTAGATGGAGATAACCAAAATTATGTAGATTTTATTGTAAATGCTGATTCAATTGCTGATGTTATTGGACGCGTTGATGTTGTTTCTCAAATTGTTTCTGCAAATCAAGAATTAGTAGAATCTCAAGCAGCTGATAAAGCAGCTGTCGTTACAAAACAAGAAGAAACTGAAGCAAATGCAGAAAAACAAACATTATTGGCTGCAAAATTAGAAGCATCTAAAACAGAAATGGAACAACAAAAATTAGAAAAAGAAGCTGTCGTTGCATCAATTGCAGCTGAAAAATCTGTTGTTGAAAATGAAAAAGAACAATTTTTGGCTGTAAAAGCAGCTGCTGAAAAAGGAGCAGAAGAGTTAGCACTCGTTAAAACAACTGCTACTGCTGTAGAAGAGGTTGCTACACCAGTTGAAACAACGGATTCTACTACGAAAACAGTAGCTAAACCGGTTGAAACTAAAAAAGTTGTTTCACTAACAAAAACAGCAACTGTTTCAGATGGTTCATGGGCAACAATTAAAACAGCAGCATATGGAGTTCTTGGTACGCCGTATCTTTATGGTGGAACGACTACTAGAGGCTTTGATTGTTCTGGTTTTACTAGCTACGCATTTGCTGCAGCTGGAATCAGTCTTCCTCGTACAGCTAGTGCTCAATACTCAGCTTCATCTAAGATTTCACAATCTGAAGCACAACCTGGAGATTTAGTATTCTTTAATCAAACAGGAAGTATTGATCATGTTGGTATTTATCTTGGAAATAACCAATTTATTGGTTCTCAATCTTCAACAGGTGTTTCTGTTACGACAATCAGTCAGGCTTATTGGGCTCAATATTTAGTTGGTTTCGGCCGTATAAACTAA
- the prfB gene encoding peptide chain release factor 2 (programmed frameshift), with translation MELSDIRNYLETADKKINGFGRSLDLETLERNIAEYDNRMTEPTFWDDAQKAQIIINEANELKEKYNQYQSLVTEKEDLEVLLEMVKEESDEELVKELNSKISPFLDKLDKYELDLLLSDQYDKNNAIIELHPGAGGTESQDWGSMLLRMYTRWAEKRGFKIETLNYQSGDEAGIKSVTLLIKGLNVYGYLKAEKGVHRLVRISPFDSAGRRHTSFVSIDVVPELDDSVDIKINSDDLKVDTYRATGAGGQHINTTDSAVRITHLPTGVVVASQAQRSQLKNRDQAMSMLKAKLYQLEVDEQEKEMAAIRGEQLEIGWGSQIRSYVFHPYSMVKDHRTNYETGNIAQVMDGGIDPFIQAYLRSKVSDLEE, from the exons ATGGAATTAAGCGATATTAGAAATTATTTAGAAACGGCAGATAAAAAAATAAATGGTTTCGGGAGGTCTCTT GACTTAGAGACTTTAGAAAGAAACATTGCTGAATACGATAATAGAATGACAGAACCAACTTTTTGGGATGACGCCCAAAAAGCTCAAATAATCATTAATGAAGCAAATGAATTGAAAGAAAAATATAATCAATACCAGAGCCTTGTAACTGAAAAAGAGGATTTAGAAGTATTATTAGAAATGGTAAAAGAAGAAAGTGATGAAGAACTAGTAAAGGAATTGAATAGTAAAATCAGTCCTTTCTTAGATAAATTAGATAAATATGAATTAGATTTATTATTGAGTGATCAGTATGATAAAAATAATGCCATTATTGAGCTTCATCCTGGAGCAGGTGGAACTGAATCGCAAGATTGGGGAAGTATGTTGCTTCGAATGTATACTCGATGGGCTGAAAAAAGAGGTTTCAAAATTGAAACGCTGAACTATCAATCAGGAGATGAAGCAGGTATTAAAAGTGTAACTTTGCTTATTAAAGGATTGAATGTGTATGGATATTTGAAAGCTGAAAAAGGGGTTCATCGTTTAGTACGAATTTCACCTTTTGATTCTGCTGGACGAAGACACACATCGTTTGTTTCTATTGATGTTGTACCAGAATTAGATGACAGTGTAGATATTAAAATCAATTCAGATGATTTAAAAGTAGATACCTATCGCGCAACTGGAGCAGGTGGACAGCATATCAACACAACCGATTCTGCTGTTCGAATTACCCATCTCCCAACGGGTGTAGTAGTTGCAAGTCAAGCTCAACGCTCACAGTTGAAAAATAGAGATCAAGCTATGAGTATGTTAAAAGCAAAATTATACCAACTTGAAGTAGATGAACAAGAAAAAGAAATGGCAGCTATTAGAGGCGAACAATTAGAAATTGGTTGGGGTTCTCAGATTAGATCATATGTTTTTCATCCGTATTCAATGGTAAAAGATCATCGTACAAATTATGAAACAGGAAATATTGCCCAAGTTATGGATGGTGGAATAGATCCATTTATACAGGCTTATTTAAGAAGTAAAGTTTCTGACTTAGAAGAATAA